A single window of Channa argus isolate prfri chromosome 10, Channa argus male v1.0, whole genome shotgun sequence DNA harbors:
- the ptcd3 gene encoding small ribosomal subunit protein mS39 produces MAAPGRHVGHYISRNSRFLLNSLEQLLGRRGFGCTSALQQQAAEANEDSTETIVIPRKKTWNKEAVLEALASTVSRDPTAYPYQFQDDPYLSPRTSSEFKLYSLSQESGRAAAKYFVNNNPKFFTKDFAEPHIPCLMPETVSLHLEEVSEEALKERINLRKVSAAVDMYDQLLQAGTAVSMETIHDLLDLISLYCDKNPVQDGGPQTEDSEESGEEVKRRKGRVRRATDYLRSIWKDGNNAERIFNLLPDRDTRCYSALIRGMVKHGAHAKAFNVYTDLLNNRLTADVHIFNALISAAPDVRDKYTERWDLVAELLKQMSQQKVQPNLLTFNSVLKALRRCGPLARTQSLQTLNEMKALGIAPSLATFDHILAVFYRAANSGESDTDILQEVMSEVDGGTLTCQDPDDVLFFSSAMRICLDNKDLELSYKVQSLVEVGENWRMLGDSYQCSIYYGRFFNLLCMMEHIDVVMKWYRRLIPSLYYPNPQGLKDLLQALETDSRLDLLPAIWKDIRSLGHDNKLDVVEEVLTLMAREKHSPEVQESFAQCALDVKTVFDGNRGRPSLEWSTSTLSNITSLLLRANKTQQAWAMLQLFQSNNRVPPEGLMNEFLSVCHNNGSARGAVDLVQLSAAFCLPATSKLAKRTLAEFDLTEEQRSILSELESAGETFD; encoded by the exons ATGGCGGCGCCCGGTAGGCATGTAGGGCATTACATCTCGAGAAACAGCCGTTTTTTGCTAAACAGCTTAGAGCAGTTGTTGGGTCGCAG gggTTTTGGTTGCACTTCAGCTTTGCAACAACAAGCtgctgaagctaatgaag ACTCTACAGAAACTATTGTTATCCCCCGGAAGAAAACATG GAACAAAGAAGCAGTACTGGAGGCTTTGGCTTCAACTGTCAGCAGG GACCCCACAGCATATCCTTACCAGTTCCAGGATGATCCTTACCTCTCCCCAAGGACCTCATCTGAGTTT AAGTTGTACTCTCTGTCACAAGAGTCTGGAAGAGCTGCAGCCAAATACTTTGTCAACAACAATCCCAAGTTCTTCACCAAAGATTTTGCAGAACCACATATACCa tgtctGATGCCAGAGACAGTGTCCTTGCATCTTGAGGAGGTGAGCGAGGAAGCACTAAAGGAACGAATAAACTTGAGGAAAGTTTCAGCTGCCGTTGACATGTATGATCAGCTGCTGCAAGCtg GCACGGCAGTCTCCATGGAAACAATTCATGACCTGCTGGATCTAATCTCTCTCTACTGTGACAAAAACCCTGTCCAGGACGGGGGACCACAGACAGAGGACTCA gaggAGTCAGGAGAGgaggtgaagaggaggaaaggtaGAGTTCGTCGGGCCACAGACTACCTGAGGTCCATTTGGAAAGATGGCAACAATGCAGAAAGAATCTTTAACCTGCTGCCTGACAGAGACACACGGTGTTACTCTGCTCTGATAAGAGGGATGGTGAAG CATGGGGCCCATGCAAAGGCCTTCAACGTATACACAGACCTGCTTAACAACAGGCTGACTG CTGATGTCCACATCTTCAACGCTCTAATCTCAGCAGCTCCAGATGTCAGAGACAAATACACAGAGAGATGGGACCTTGTTGCT GAGTTGCTGAAACAGATGAGTCAACAGAAAGTTCAGCCCAACCTGCTGACCTTCAACAGCGTTCTGAAAGCTTTGAGACGCTGTGGCCCTTTGGCCAGAACACAATCTCTGCAAACGCTGAATGAAATGAAGGCTTTGGGAATAG CGCCCAGCTTGGCTACCTTCGACCACATCCTGGCAGTCTTCTACAGAGCAG ccAACTCTGGGGAAagtgacactgacattttacaggaagtgatgtcagaGGTGGATGGAGGCACATTAACCTGTCAGGACCCTGATGATG TTCTGTTCTTCTCTAGCGCAATGCGGATA TGTCTGGACAATAAAGATCTGGAGCTGAGTTATAAAGTTCAGAGTCTAGTAGAAGTGGGGGAGAACTGGAGGATGCTGGGAGATTCCTACCAGTGCAGTATTTACTA cGGTCGCTTTTTTAACCTGTTGTGTATGATGGAGCACATTGACGTAGTGATGAAGTGGTACAGACGACTCATTCCCTCG TTATACTACCCGAACCCACAGGGGCTAAAGGACTTGCTACAGGCTCTGGAGACAGACAGTCGTCTCGATTTGCTCCCTGCAATATGGAAAG ATATCCGCTCTCTAGGTCATGATAATAAGTTGGATGTGGTGGAGGAGGTCCTCACCCTGATggccagagagaaacacagtcCAGAG GTTCAGGAGTCTTTTGCCCAGTGTGCTCTGGATGTAAAGACCGTGTTTGATGGCAACAGAGGAAGACCCAGTCTGGAGTGGAGCACTTCCACCCTCTCAAACATCACCTCCCTGCTGCTGCGagcaaacaagacccagcaggCCTG GGCAATGCTACAGCTCTTCCAATCCAACAACAGAGTTCCTCC TGAGGGGCTGATGAACGAGTTCCTGTCAGTGTGTCACAACAATGGCTCTGCCCGTGGAGCAGTGGACCTGGTTCAgttgtctgcagccttttgtctgCCAGCAACATCAAAACTGGCAAAGCGAACGCTGGCCGAGTTTGATCTGACCGAGGAGCAAAG ATCCATTTTATCTGAGCTGGAGTCTGCCGGAGAGACCTTTGACTAA